The proteins below come from a single Sander vitreus isolate 19-12246 unplaced genomic scaffold, sanVit1 ctg351_0, whole genome shotgun sequence genomic window:
- the creg1 gene encoding protein CREG1: MSVLFRASCVLLLGLLWFSLSPSASCRVRIPPHDQVALVARFVAHQCDWASMATISTHKPVVGQPFSNSFSVSDGPEGSGTGVPYMYLTRMEISVQDLEVNPMASLSMSLAQTDYCRQQGFDPQSPLCAHIILSGSVVQVNGTEAEFARKSLFSRHPEMIDWPSDHNWFFCKFNITQVWVLDYFGGVKTVSPEEYFHASLHRKHH; this comes from the exons ATGAGCGTTCTTTTCCGGGCATCGTGTGTGCTCCTCCTCGGTCTCCTCTGGTTCTCCCTCTCCCCGTCCGCCTCGTGCCGGGTCCGGATCCCGCCTCACGACCAAGTGGCCCTTGTCGCGCGTTTCGTCGCGCACCAGTGTGACTGGGCCTCCATGGCCACCATCTCCACCCACAAGCCGGTGGTGGGACAGCCGTTCTCCAACTCTTTCTCGGTGAGCGACGGGCCGGAGGGCTCCGGTACCGGGGTGCCCTACATGTACCTGACCCGCATGGAGATCTCAGTACAGGATCTGGAG gtgaACCCCATGGCGTCTCTGTCCATGTCTCTGGCTCAGACAGATTACTGCCGACAGCAAGGCTTCGACCCGCAGAGTCCGCTCTGTGCTCACATCATCCTGTCTGGGTCTGTggtgcag GTGAACGGGACGGAGGCGGAGTTTGCCAGGAAGTCTCTGTTCAGTCGTCACCCTGAGATGATCGACTGGCCGTCTGACCACAACTGGTTCTTCTGCAAGTTCAACATCACACAG GTGTGGGTGCTGGATTATTTCGGCGGGGTGAAGACCGTCTCTCCAGAGGAGTACTTCCACGCCTCGCTGCACAGGAAGCACCACTGA